One Mercenaria mercenaria strain notata chromosome 12, MADL_Memer_1, whole genome shotgun sequence DNA segment encodes these proteins:
- the LOC123534507 gene encoding zinc finger protein OZF-like, with protein MEISTVKCGNSCDNSSLDISQQGIACNYSEEQHGKNMLIKHKHVSNGVKPKYNQFRYRCTLCGNCYGMMSLLVRHTSMQGHKIFPCPKCNQRFSNPSSVHVHLRSVHSVEEYKCADCGKICNSKQRLEQHLVTHAQKDFPCPVCGKKFQHLYRVNTHLKRHYIDNRSYKCKMCEKLFRTKEDLFGHHKTHSLQRNHECRTCGKKFKTVFHLRDHVKYVHTGKIAFRCSVCDKGFKYKVTYQNHVRTVHSEERPYACNTCSKRFKCKMSLKSHVVVHLDRERKYACDQCESAFFTKVRLALHKSIHTGERICTCVICGRSCSTPGNLKRHLRIHTGEGAATCEMCDKSFTEKSSLQTHINKIHIYNFQYACTTCEERFVCRRDQKQHAKHCKGTYRCPVCHEEFKSRSKMNEHKDAHRSGRGFKCDICGIIIKKPDGLRNHIKVQHEQQLFTCDLCGHQVKSEFKLEVHIRAHFRRELLKCSHCENVFVSEYALNKHKKSAECLQAKPNCTVCNVVLESDQRLNDHMLSHIKPCHVSLERMLTR; from the exons ATGGAAATATCAACTGTAAAGTGCGGAAATTCTTGTGATAACAGCAGCCTTGACATTTCTCAGCAAGGAATAGCTTGCAATTACAGTGAGGAGCAGCATGGAAAGAATATGCTTATCAAACATAAACATGTTTCTAATGGTGTAAAACCAAAATACAACCAGTTTAGATACCGCTGCACATTATGTGGAAACTGTTATGGAATGATGTCTCTACTTGTCCGCCATACTTCTATGCAAGGACACAAGATCTTTCCTTGTCCCAAGTGTAATCAAAGATTTAGCAATCCTTCCTCTGTACATGTCCATTTGAGAAGTGTACACTCAGTGGAAGAATACAAGTGTGCAGATTGTGGTAAAATTTGTAATTCAAAACAACGATTGGAACAACATCTTGTTACGCATGCGCAGAAAGACTTTCCTTGCCCAGTGTGTGGAAAGAAATTTCAACATTTGTATAGAGTTAATACTCACTTAAAGCGACATTATATTGATAACAGATCTTAtaaatgcaaaatgtgtgaaaagcTGTTCAGGACCAAAGAGGATCTCTTTGGTCACCATAAAACACACAGCTTACAGAGAAACCATGAGTGTAGAACTTGCGGAAAGAAGTTCAAAACTGTCTTCCATTTAAGGGATCACGTGAAATACGTACATACAGGAAAAATAGCATTTAGATGTAGTGTTTGTGACAAAGGATTTAAGTACAAGGTCACTTACCAGAATCATGTGAGAACAGTCCACTCTGAAGAAAGACCTTATGCATGTAACACATGCAGTAAACGTTTCAAATGTAAGATGTCCCTTAAAAGTCATGTTGTAGTCCACCTTGATAGAGAGAGAAAATATGCATGTGACCAGTGTGAATCAGCATTTTTCACGAAAGTCAGGCTTGCATTGCATAAATCAATTCATACAGGGGAGCGTATTTGCACTTGTGTAATATGTGGGCGTTCATGTTCGACTCCAGGAAATCTGAAAAGGCATTTACGGATTCACACAG gCGAGGGAGCAGCTACATGTGAAATGTGTGACAAAAGTTTTACAGAAAAGTCCTCCCTACAAACGCATATCaacaaaattcatatttataacTTCCAATATGCTTGTACAACATGTGAAGAAAGGTTTGTATGTCGCAGAGATCAAAAGCAGCATGCAAAACACTGTAAAGGTACATATAGGTGTCCAGTGTGCCATGAAGAATTCAAAAGTCGTTCTAAAATGAATGAACACAAGGATGCACACAGAAGTGGGCGTGGCTTCAAATGTGACATTTGTGGCATCATAATTAAAAAGCCAGATGGCCTGAGAAATCATATCAAAGTACAGCACGAGCAACAGCTTTTTACATGTGATCTATGCGGCCATCAGGTTAAATCCGAATTTAAATTAGAAGTGCATATACGAGCTCATTTCAGACGAGAGTTGTTGAAATGTAGTCATTGTGAGAATGTTTTTGTGTCAGAATATGCACTGAACAAACATAAAAAGTCTGCGGAATGTTTACAGGCGAAACCTAACTGCACTGTGTGTAATGTAGTTTTAGAAAGCGATCAAAGGTTAAACGACCATATGCTAAGTCACATTAAGCCATGTCATGTGAGTTTAGAACGAATGTTAACAAGATAA